Proteins from a genomic interval of Polaribacter sp. Q13:
- a CDS encoding sulfatase-like hydrolase/transferase, translated as MILKNVLLTLSLSFFINKNNAQSNKPNIVILFADDISAREFPFYNSSTWSKPPQGGDTSDLKYRAKTPVLNKLAEEGMYIKTVWASTICGPSRAMMMTGRYAHKHKWWHNSDKGTYINEKGKEKKNVPLYETSPHTISHVAKAGGYATFWAGKTQMDVEGFEFDEACFTPGSGIGSANTSNKYTDFKIVSTKVPGKKKRVLINEDTGVEVEYYQQFGWYWKPQVELMNHPSSKKKLEWWPNTKESKKEYGLHTYGPDVELEFIFDFMTRKKKEDKPFFIYHTSHLGHDGWDFFSSDINKETRNKWPGTPKIKWENGKYVRTDPKITGDAGVYDTHNTVTEGGIHNHINYLDYQVWQYMNKFKELGIEKNTIFIFCADNGTSGYGKGSIKQQRGTHVPFLIYAPYLKMTKKGEQDILANLSDVLPTIADVAGVKIPDSYEINGKSLIPYLTTGTNDFRDWVYSYHKDKQLIRGQKVLIDGTGKAYDVTKNPDDLISFPVINNWDNMTKGFVKENTMLNNVLPKYNLHDTEHDAPKVKEKVEPLTLKTN; from the coding sequence ATGATTTTAAAAAACGTACTGCTAACGTTATCTCTGTCCTTTTTTATTAATAAAAATAATGCTCAGTCTAACAAACCAAATATTGTAATTCTTTTTGCTGATGATATAAGTGCTAGAGAATTCCCTTTTTATAATTCTTCTACATGGAGTAAACCACCTCAAGGAGGCGATACATCTGATCTTAAATATAGGGCTAAAACCCCCGTATTAAATAAATTAGCAGAAGAAGGAATGTATATAAAAACGGTTTGGGCATCTACTATATGCGGACCAAGTAGAGCAATGATGATGACAGGGCGTTATGCACACAAACACAAATGGTGGCACAACAGCGATAAAGGAACTTATATTAACGAAAAAGGGAAGGAAAAAAAGAATGTACCGCTTTATGAAACCTCTCCACATACCATTTCTCATGTTGCAAAAGCTGGAGGTTACGCTACCTTTTGGGCAGGGAAAACTCAAATGGATGTTGAAGGTTTTGAATTTGACGAAGCTTGTTTTACACCCGGAAGTGGTATTGGTAGCGCAAATACATCAAATAAATACACAGATTTTAAAATAGTAAGTACCAAAGTACCTGGGAAAAAGAAACGTGTATTAATTAATGAAGATACAGGTGTAGAAGTAGAGTATTATCAACAATTTGGTTGGTATTGGAAACCTCAAGTAGAGTTGATGAATCATCCAAGTTCAAAAAAGAAATTAGAATGGTGGCCAAATACTAAGGAATCTAAAAAGGAATATGGTTTACATACCTATGGGCCAGATGTTGAGTTGGAGTTTATTTTCGATTTTATGACAAGAAAGAAAAAAGAAGACAAGCCTTTTTTCATTTATCACACGTCTCACTTAGGACATGATGGTTGGGATTTCTTTAGTAGTGATATCAACAAGGAAACAAGAAACAAATGGCCTGGAACTCCAAAAATTAAATGGGAAAATGGAAAATATGTAAGAACAGACCCAAAAATTACTGGGGATGCCGGAGTATATGATACTCATAATACAGTTACAGAAGGAGGTATTCATAACCATATTAATTATTTAGATTATCAGGTTTGGCAGTACATGAATAAATTTAAAGAGTTAGGAATAGAGAAGAATACCATTTTTATTTTTTGTGCAGATAATGGAACAAGTGGGTACGGAAAAGGAAGTATTAAACAACAAAGAGGAACCCATGTGCCTTTTCTTATTTATGCTCCGTATTTAAAAATGACTAAAAAAGGAGAGCAAGATATTTTAGCAAATTTATCGGATGTTTTACCAACAATTGCAGATGTAGCAGGAGTTAAAATACCTGATAGTTATGAGATAAATGGAAAAAGTTTAATTCCTTATTTAACAACAGGTACAAATGATTTTAGAGATTGGGTGTATTCTTATCATAAAGATAAACAATTAATTAGAGGACAAAAGGTATTGATAGACGGAACAGGAAAAGCGTATGATGTAACTAAAAATCCTGATGATTTAATTAGTTTTCCTGTGATAAATAACTGGGACAATATGACAAAAGGTTTTGTAAAAGAAAATACGATGTTAAACAATGTATTACCAAAATACAATTTGCACGATACGGAACATGATGCTCCAAAAGTTAAGGAAAAAGTAGAACCGCTAACCCTAAAAACAAACTAA
- a CDS encoding T9SS type A sorting domain-containing protein, with the protein MYKNILLIIILFFSIELINAKTIYVASDGNDSNNGSITNPYKTFQKAVSEMFAGDVCIIRGGVYTEPLIINKNGTSSNYITIKAADGETVEIKATNSVNGWQLHTGNIYKANVNMTIDKRFRAIYHNNEYMDLARWPNNTDNNRWTINSTPVTNGDGSHFVVNNVPNIDWTDGYVYYLGAHSGASWTRTITSSTSTTINHTGVNINQWPFNPHNPTVWRNYPNNNRGQLFLFNKLEALDYAREWYYDKANNMLYFQPADGIMPIDGTVEYAVNKFTLELKGDYIKIEGLNFFGGSAKIHNNADNNQILNCQIIHGSEGHDDLTNNSAQVGEAALEILGANTIVKGCTINHSSANGITVANWSGAHNTIIEGNYISNIDYLGIHSKPISSSANNVKVLKNTIINAGRDGMTVGGTGSEIAYNDVSNSQLINSDSGIFYTVGNANLKNIVLHHNWFHDATAPSYSHEVGNPGKAAGIYLDNNSKGYTVHHNVVWNVSWTGYQVNWNNTHLDFFHNTIWNAQNATGTWINGYTQENNKVYNNFSSTGDWFSEADASAFDIQSNLITAASPFENVNNQNFMPKEGSAVVNQAMTISGFTKPYKGSAPDIGAYEFGGTQWTAGINAIEDTGNALSIADIVIDKSLKLFPNPTNNSLNIKVTHAINKASINIYTLMGQLVKTVKIDNATSSELVVDVNNLSSGTYLLKIITDNTTRTSKFIKL; encoded by the coding sequence ATGTATAAAAATATCCTTTTAATTATCATCCTTTTCTTTTCTATAGAATTGATAAATGCTAAAACTATATATGTTGCTTCTGATGGAAATGACAGTAATAACGGATCTATAACTAATCCTTATAAAACATTTCAAAAAGCAGTGTCTGAAATGTTTGCTGGAGATGTTTGCATTATTAGAGGTGGAGTTTATACCGAACCTCTTATAATAAACAAAAACGGAACTAGCAGTAATTATATAACTATTAAAGCTGCTGATGGAGAAACTGTAGAAATTAAAGCTACAAATAGCGTTAACGGTTGGCAATTACACACCGGCAACATTTATAAGGCAAATGTTAACATGACAATTGACAAAAGGTTTCGTGCTATTTATCATAATAACGAGTATATGGATTTAGCTCGATGGCCAAACAATACAGATAACAACCGTTGGACTATAAACTCCACACCTGTTACTAATGGAGACGGGTCTCATTTCGTGGTAAATAATGTACCTAATATAGATTGGACAGATGGTTATGTGTATTACTTAGGCGCTCATTCTGGAGCAAGCTGGACACGAACTATTACTAGCAGTACAAGTACAACTATTAACCATACTGGTGTAAACATTAACCAATGGCCTTTTAACCCACACAACCCAACCGTTTGGAGAAATTACCCTAATAACAATAGAGGTCAATTATTTCTATTTAATAAGTTAGAAGCGCTTGATTATGCCAGAGAGTGGTATTATGACAAGGCTAATAATATGCTCTATTTTCAACCAGCAGATGGTATTATGCCTATTGATGGCACTGTTGAGTATGCTGTAAACAAATTTACCTTAGAATTAAAAGGTGATTATATTAAAATTGAAGGACTTAACTTTTTTGGGGGAAGTGCAAAAATTCATAACAACGCAGATAATAATCAAATTCTTAATTGCCAAATAATACACGGTAGCGAAGGTCATGATGATTTAACTAATAATTCTGCACAAGTTGGAGAAGCTGCTTTAGAAATTTTAGGAGCAAATACCATAGTTAAAGGCTGCACTATAAACCATAGCTCTGCAAATGGTATTACAGTTGCCAATTGGTCAGGAGCTCATAATACAATAATAGAAGGCAATTATATAAGTAATATAGATTACCTAGGTATTCATTCTAAACCAATTAGCTCTTCTGCTAATAATGTAAAAGTATTAAAAAACACCATTATAAATGCCGGTAGAGATGGTATGACGGTTGGTGGAACAGGAAGTGAAATTGCCTACAATGATGTCTCTAATTCTCAACTTATAAATAGTGATTCTGGTATATTTTATACAGTTGGAAATGCTAATCTTAAAAATATTGTTTTACATCATAATTGGTTTCATGATGCTACTGCGCCAAGTTATTCACATGAGGTTGGTAACCCTGGTAAAGCTGCTGGTATTTATTTAGATAACAACAGTAAAGGATACACTGTACACCACAATGTAGTTTGGAATGTGTCTTGGACCGGATACCAAGTAAATTGGAATAATACTCATTTAGACTTCTTTCACAACACCATTTGGAATGCACAAAATGCTACTGGAACATGGATTAATGGCTACACACAAGAAAATAATAAAGTTTACAATAATTTTTCTAGCACTGGAGATTGGTTTAGTGAAGCAGATGCGTCAGCTTTCGATATTCAAAGTAATTTAATAACAGCTGCTTCTCCTTTTGAAAATGTTAATAATCAAAATTTTATGCCCAAAGAAGGAAGTGCTGTTGTAAACCAAGCCATGACTATTTCGGGCTTTACAAAACCTTATAAAGGAAGTGCTCCTGATATTGGCGCTTACGAATTTGGAGGCACACAATGGACTGCCGGTATTAATGCTATTGAAGATACTGGTAATGCCCTAAGTATTGCTGATATTGTAATAGATAAAAGTCTTAAACTCTTTCCTAATCCAACAAATAACAGCTTAAATATTAAAGTAACTCATGCAATAAACAAAGCCTCAATAAATATTTATACTTTAATGGGACAATTAGTCAAAACGGTAAAAATAGACAATGCAACTAGTAGCGAGTTAGTTGTTGATGTAAACAATCTATCATCTGGTACTTATTTACTAAAAATAATTACTGATAATACTACAAGAACTAGCAAGTTTATCAAACTATAA